DNA sequence from the Malus sylvestris chromosome 10, drMalSylv7.2, whole genome shotgun sequence genome:
AGATAGATGAAATTGCTCTTTAAGTTGAGTGCTTAATCATACATGCATAACGGGACAAATTGGTATATAATCTCTTCATAGTCTAATATAAGCAGAATCATGCATAAATGTGACAAAATCACACGTCTCTCTTAAAACCTGAACATCAGAAAAcccataaaacaaaaataagagCTAGACACAAACCAATTCTGAAGGTGCTGAATAAACAATAACAAACAATAAAACGAAATGAAGTATGCTAACCTTTCAGGCGGGCGAGTATCAATATCTAAAATCAGCTTTAGCAATAATGCAAGCTCCTTAAAAATCCTTTCTTTCTCAGCAGAAACTGGCCCAGAAATCAATAACAGAGCCCTTTAGTACCCAACCTTCTGCACTGGAAAAATGTATATCACAAAACATATACATGACTAATTAACGAAGATGAAGAGTCTACCTGCTTTTATTGCCTCCTTAGATAGTTGCTCATCCATACCAGAAGATATTGCTATATCATTTACCAGTTGGTTAAACAAACTCTGTAACACCTCCTTATCTCCGACAATCTTTAGCTTCGAAACTCTTTCCTCGCCAAGCTTTTCAACAATTGATCTGACATTTCCAAGAAGAAATAGATATTAGCTTAGTCCTCTACCATTGATGGGGTACCAGAAATGAGATTTTTTAATCAGAATAGAACAATGTATCACAGTATTTATGAAGCAGTAGAAAGTATTTGACCCATTCAGAAACAGGAAGCCAAATCataataaaaaactaatcaTTTCCTCGACAAGCTAAAAAACCCAGAGCATGTTGGTAACCACCAGGaaacttaataaaataaaaacgtaTGTTATTACCTGGCAATTTGATTCCCACTCTTACTATAGGTTGTCAGTACGATAACAGGTACTCCTTCCTTGTATGCATCATCAATAAACCTGCAAATGGAAAGGAGAAAATGAGTCTAACTGTGCAACTAGACATGCCACTGACATGCATATGAAATCCCACTAAAAGTCAACTGATTAATTCTAGTccggttgtttttgtttgtccaTGGATCATCAGTTTATCCAGACTATCAGTTCATCAGTTCATCTGTAAATTTTCTGATTACAGATCAGAAACTCACTCTTCAACTCCAGGTCGTAAAGTCAAACTTTCTGACATCAGAAACTCATCCATTGCAATTTTCtgtcaaaaacaaattaatattaGCTACTTTCATTCTACATATGGGAGAGCTAAAAGTCTGTAATCATCCAAGTATTTGAAGCTCAGCGTGAGTTAATTACATGTTTAGATCATCCAAGTATTTGTAAGAGATAACGTACTAAGCTATCAAAGTAACAAGTGAAATGAGTTTGCAATTATCAGATAAGCAGCTGTTTCTTTTGTgtaaaaatgataaattttcATAGGTAGCTTcaagggaaaaaaataaaaagcttcTGTTGGTTTTAAATCAACCCTCACCTACCCTGGAAAAATATAGTGATTAACTGAAAACAGATTCCTCATTAGCCTTGGAATTATAAATTCCTCCTCATTTTTATTCCTTAGTAACACATAACTATATGATCAAAATATATGGATTCAAAAACTAACTTTTCTGATGCAATGCTGCACATTAAGCTTTGAAACAATCATTGATCACAATCCTACCAAACCAGCAAAACTAATCCATGCAGCAAAGTAAAAGTAATTAAATACTAAAAATGTTGAGATGCATCTCTAAAACCTAACTTAAGCACTGAATAAGACTGTACCTTCTTTTGCAGGACATTTTTCACAAATGACTCCTTCTGAGTTGTCAGCAATGAACTAGGCCAACCGATCTGCAAGACAGATTATAGTAGATTCAGAAGAAAAAGATACATAACAAAGGAAAGTTTCAAAGCTTCCTGAAAGATTAACACACCTGATTAAAATACAAATTCACCTGATTAAAATACAACAAAGAGTAACACACCTGATTAAAATACAAATTCACCATCTTTTCCTCATCACCAGCACTCTTCCTGAAAGATTAACATAGACTTCATTTAAGAACCTTTGGAAAATAAGACAAATCATGACTGTAAAGGGAACAAGTAATCTGGGTCAGAATCTTGTGACTATCCATATCGAAAAATTCTTATGACCCAGATACACACTCGGAAATGTTATTCAATTGACTCATGCTAGATTGAAGCAAAGTCATGAATCATGATTTCAAGCCTACGAAATAACTTAAAGAACAAGAAACCAAATAAAAGAACAATAAACCATATAAATAGTCTAAATTTATGAATCTTTACTCGTATATTCATGAATCTTTACTCATAATTTTAATTTCCTACCTTAGGAGGTCTAAGTAAACAGGCTCTGTCCAATTTGTACAGAGATGTCCGAGCCTCTTAAATGCTGCCAATATATCACAAGATAACAGAGTGAGATTAAAACATAAATCGCAAGTTAATCAAGAAAATTTAATACATTAGGATTAAATTACTGCATTTTCACACctgcattgaagctttggcgGTTCCCCAACAGATAAGCATCCACAAGAACCCTGAAAGAAACAAAGGGAATCATCAAGAACAAGGTCTCCGAGAAAACCCAAGTCCGATTCGAACAATGCAGCAATAAACAGCTTCAAAAAAACCACTAAAACACgaaaaagaaatcaaagaagcaagaaaatgtgaaaaaaacacaaatagtagAAATGCTTGGAGTTAGAAGGCGAAAGAAATCGTCCTACCCTTCGACTTCGAGAAGAACAGCGAGCTCCTGAGATGGGTTCTGGTCCTGAGCACCGCAGAGAGAGCTGAAAGCGGAGAACCGATTGAAGTGCAGACATTTTCCGGGAAAATTTGGGTTTCTTGGGAAAGTGGAGGAAAATAGAGGGACCAAGTTGGGGTTGCGGTTGTTCTTCGGGAGGGCGAAGAAGCGGGCAGTGGTGTTGATACTTGGCGGGAAAATGGCGGAGGCAGAAGAAAGGGGCTGAGCTCGGAGAATTGAGCACGAAGCGGAATCCATGGCAGTTAGAAGAAGAAAGGTGGTTGCTTGAAAACGGTTATTGTTGATTTACAGCTGACTGTGGAAGAAAATACCAGCTTTTATAGAAGAATAATGGCGGTTCTTGATGAAATGACACTTATACCCCTACTGGATATTCTGTCCCGCGTGTCATTACGTCCCGAAACCAACCGGAGAAAAAAAACCGATATAATTTCTGTTAAAAGCCCTTGTagttcaagttttttttttcctctaattctttttttttttttaaagcaccacCTGTGTGGCTTCCTCACAGCACTCCATTTCGGGAACGAAAAAACTTACAGAGGCATTTCAACGTTCTTCTGACCACCATCGTGTGATTGACTAACGCTAAAAATCGAATCCAAAATGTACTTGTCAAATATGAACCTGAAATTTGTCCCCAATTGTTATCCGTGATAGTTCCCATGAAATTCAAGCtcgtttttggggtttttgacccaaatgttaattaataaatttgaaGACGATACGGTTATGGTGAAGTCATTGAACCCAAAAGAAAGATTTATTGTGTCTCTTCGTGCCTCCATTATTCTTTCTTCCATGCATGAATTTCGTTATGGATATGATTCTGTTACTTGTTTCTCAAAGCATACAGATTTCCTAGCAATTCATTTGCATGATTGGATGCACCGTCGAAAAGTTTCCTAGCAAATCACTGATTAATTAACCTCTATTAGTGACTATTAGATGGACAAGAATtatctgccctcccactttctATACCCtttcgtgccctcctgtttgtgtagtcacggttaaatcacgtcaacattttatattactgttcattttagTCTTatcatctctataaaaaaacaatataaaatgttgacgtggcttaaccgtgaccacacaaaacagaaaggcacggaaagtgggagggcagacaatccttgtccctatTAGATAGTGTATGAGCAATGATAGAGTTAACTTCTATTCGAGACTAAACTCAAATTttgtcacttttgtgtgtttcaatatgtagAATTATTAAATAAAGGGACATTCTTCAGTTTTAAATTTTCTAAACTAAACATTTATGCCTTTTAGAGATTTGATTAaacatttctttttataagtTTGGGGCCATATGTGTTAGAATTAATCATTTTTTTGTACCGAAATTACATAACCTCCCACTACCCATATTTCTTAAAATCTCACGCCAAAAAAATGCACAACATTGAACCAAATTTCCTATAATCTGCATTTTGATTACCCTCTCCCCTTTGGAGAGAtaattgtccaaaaaaaaaaacccgtaGTTAAATTCAATATATTTTCACAATACTTCCTACAATTTAGCAATAATTATCTACTATTTAATATAATCCTTTTCCAATACGGTTTAAAAATCAAAGATaccaatataattttttatattaatacaTTAAGAGAACATAGAACTGACAACAactttcattatatttcaaTGAACTACATTAGTTTTTAAATATGTCAAGGAGAGACAATAATATAAAAACAACTACAAACCCAGCCCAAAAAAATGGAaataatgttttaaaatatcAGTCATACCCCTAAGGCTTCAAGGCTATTAATAGAACTCAACTATCAcaactccaacaaaattaatGTGTCATAAGCTCAACCCATCCTTGATTATTTCTGCAAAATCAGTTTGTAtccttttattattaaaatcaGTTCAACCAATCATCAACCATTTCTGCCGAATCAGTTCAATCAGTCATCGATCATTTTttcagaatcagttcaacctatCCTTAACAtatatttttgcaaaatcaatttgtatCCTTTTATTATTAGAATATGTTCAACCTGTCAATGTCATCAATCATTTTTGCAGGATGATCAGTTCAATCAGTCATCAACCGTTTTTATAGAATCAATTTAAAGTTCTTACAATTGAtcaaaaaattgtttaaaaataataataactcgTTGGAATCTTATAAAGTCGTCAATTATAATCCACAACATACAATAGTAGGGAAGgtttatcaaatatatatatatgtttgaaaCTATGCATGCAGGGCCATGAAATTATGTTTCATCAAAAGCTGTCAACAAGCTTGTTGATGTACTTTTTGAATTTAGCTGATCTCTATATCATAGACAAAAAACATCAAATATTAGATACAGCCAATGTCACGATGCAAACCTTCGTTATCGTAATGCAGTAGTTGCTGAATTGAAAGGTAGGTTGATGAGGACCCAGAACACCGACTATTAGGACCCCTACCCCTAGGtacatgtatgtgtgtgtgtgtgtaactgTGTGGAGAGAACTGTTGACTGTAGGGTCATATTCTCCAAGCTATTGGTCGCTGCTGGCCGGCTTGGTTTGGTCACTGTGGAATGACACGGAGCTCACTTCATCTACCATCCACAGAGAGTGTAAAGGATAAACAAATTAAACACCTTAATTGGCTTCCTTACCTGATAAGAGAAAGCGATCGAAGGTAGTAGCGGCTATAAGAGAAAGCGAGAAGGGAGTAACAAATGAAGGAGATAGAAGTGTTAAAAAACTTTATCGCTATAAAGGATATTTTTGTAACTTACACttcagagaagaaaaaaatccaATGATGTCATATTTCACATGTATTAACTTTTGTCTCTTTTTATACTGTTTAAAAAATGTTGTCtcaatatataattattaaggtgtaattttttttgataatttcctcttaaataaattatttgctGATTATGTATtattacaaatgaagaaaaatactactagaccgtactacaagcaaggttctaaaagatatTAGGTGCTAATCGGGCGGCGgactggggcctagcgcctaggcggctaggcggattaggcagatttaagtaaatttattatattttgtgtaaataagtgtttgcttatacttaaaatatatataatttcatcataaacttcaaaatagaatgatatatatatatatatatatatatattatgaattattggaatataatgaaaacatatggggaacaagcatatgTGTGTTCagttaagtattcaacaagtctcttacaatttattaaaaataaataaaacgcAAAATGagagttatctattttttgtctaagtgacTCGCAATCTAGGCTGTGCCTAGGCGGGTTTGGGCGGGTTAAGACAGGTGCCTAGGAagtctaggcgggcgcctcaACAGGTCTAggcgtcatttcttaattttcaaacgtctaAGCATTAATTGAGGCAGTGGCCATCCGCCTAACGTCTATGTGGCgttaggcggggatttttagaatagtgagTACAGGTGACATGCATTATTACTGAAGTTACTTATTTGAAGGTGCTAAGTACTACTGTATAGTGATATTTTCTCTCCATTTATAAGTGATAATTCTTGGGCTCAACTCttgtggatgacgaattcgGCACCAATTTATTATGGCTCGGTCATTGTGTGGTTTAGATCACCCCACCCTTTAAGCTTGAGACTGAAAATGCAATATCAAGGTTATCAACTACAAAGGTTAGTTTAGAGTTGAACCAGATAGCATTTAACGCAATGGTGCAAGATTTGGAAAACTTTGCCAGAAATGTGGTGGAACATAAGGGAAGAGTAGACAATGGTGCAAGAAGCATTTAACGCAATGGTGCAAGAAGCGTTTTCTCTTCTGTTCCAATAGCAATTCACAGGCTATAAACATTGAGAACAACTTAGGGCTTGTTTGGAACTGCTTTAAAATGGTTGAAAGCACTTTTTGTGAAtatgtttttggaaccaatctttactgaaaatgcaagtgaatcctgAAAAATCACTTCATAAGCACAAaaccaaattatggtgaagaaATTCTATTTTCTTGTTTACTGGAAGAAACTGATCGAAGACAGTCTTCCCTCGAGAAGTTGGCAAAATGTTACTAATTTAACGTGTTTAATTTGCTTAGTTTATATTTTCTTATTGCGAATTAACTCCAGATTAGGTTTCTTCGAAGACTCAAAAACATGTCGTGAAAGCTACATTTAGTCTCCAAATTAGTCTTCCCTCGAGAAGTTGGCAAAATGTATGTACTATAAGGGATCAACTCTTATCTTACATTTACCTTAACGGATCAACAAATGTGACTCTCTCAATTTTCGGACTCCCA
Encoded proteins:
- the LOC126588061 gene encoding CBBY-like protein, which produces MDSASCSILRAQPLSSASAIFPPSINTTARFFALPKNNRNPNLVPLFSSTFPRNPNFPGKCLHFNRFSAFSSLCGAQDQNPSQELAVLLEVEGVLVDAYLLGNRQSFNAAFKRLGHLCTNWTEPVYLDLLRKSAGDEEKMVNLYFNQIGWPSSLLTTQKESFVKNVLQKKKIAMDEFLMSESLTLRPGVEEFIDDAYKEGVPVIVLTTYSKSGNQIARSIVEKLGEERVSKLKIVGDKEVLQSLFNQLVNDIAISSGMDEQLSKEAIKAVSAEKERIFKELALLLKLILDIDTRPPESLEKIILALQAGAEVAGLPVCDCVLIAGSQSGVAGAERVGMPCVVLRSSLTARAEFPSANAIMDGFGGADLTIPKLRNKRRP